A window of the Henckelia pumila isolate YLH828 chromosome 3, ASM3356847v2, whole genome shotgun sequence genome harbors these coding sequences:
- the LOC140891435 gene encoding mechanosensitive ion channel protein 2, chloroplastic-like isoform X3: MALTCSMQIAMKFPTYGYQHHVEGLRGSISSNSARILSFNDQSHLKDQNLRLRGQLCLLGDKLSSVSLKQYSRSTGIPNRFVTRPSYLQCQCSQNSGLSLDATFVKNGTLNLAWFYRSCSNWQISPVIVQLALAVGVLIFILRGLGPFVRLSKSICQNKHANSWKEGSAYHVAISYIQCFFVWFGAMLIFRALDLVVPPTEAGKIVKHFLHFASSLSTALTFHGSASSLYLRTQKYMEIDGARDVRRMFGQWGVNVVYYCMRAVGTRAFMELSGCRPCFMNDLSNLAFHTAVLDGIWRLCKAYGTPKRPKSISEEVDEACARLKLR, translated from the exons ATGGCTCTGACTTGTTCGATGCAAATAGCCATGAAATTTCCAACTTACGGGTACCAACATCATGTCGAAGGATTACGG GGTTCCATTTCGTCCAATTCTGCTCGAATCCTTTCCTTTAATGATCAATCTCATTTGAAGGACCAGAATTTGAGATTGAGGGGTCAGTTATGCTTGTTGGGAGATAAATTATCGTCAGTTTCACTG AAACAGTATTCTCGGAGTACGGGGATTCCCAATAGATTTGTTACACGGCCTTCCTACCTCCAATGCCAATGCTCCCAAAATTCAGGCCTGTCTTTGGATGCCACTTTTGTGAAGAATGGAACTTTAAATTTAGCATG GTTTTACAGGTCATGTTCAAATTGGCAAATAAGTCCTGTCATTGTCCAATTGGCTTTAGCAGTTGGTGTCCTTATTTTCATATTAAGGGGACTTGGGCCATTTGTGCGTCTGAGCAAGAGCATATGCCAGAAT AAACACGCCAATAGTTGGAAAGAAGGTAGCGCATACCATGTTGCGATCTCATACATTCAGTGTTTTTTTGTATGGTTTGGAGCAATGCTCATATTCAG AGCTTTGGATTTAGTGGTTCCTCCCACAGAAGCTGGTAAAATTGTGAAGCATTTCCTACATTTTGCCAGCTCATTGTCCACAGCGCTGACATTTCACGGCTCCGCGTCAAG TTTATATTTGCGAACACAAAAATACATGGAGATAGATGGTGCCCGTGATGTTAGAAGA ATGTTCGGCCAGTGGGGTGTTAACGTTGTGTACTACTGCATGCGAGCTGTGGGTACAAGGGCGTTCATGGAGTTATCTGGTTGTCGACCGTGTTTCATGAACGATCTGTCTAACCTTGCCTTTCATACTGCTGTTTTGGATGGG ATTTGGAGACTATGCAAAGCTTATGGCACACCGAAGCGACCCAAG TCTATTTCTGAAGAGGTAGATGAAGCTTGCGCTAGACTCAAGTTGCGATAA
- the LOC140891435 gene encoding mechanosensitive ion channel protein 2, chloroplastic-like isoform X4 — MALTCSMQIAMKFPTYGYQHHVEGLRGSISSNSARILSFNDQSHLKDQNLRLRGQLCLLGDKLSSVSLSFQKQYSRSTGIPNRFVTRPSYLQCQCSQNSGLSLDATFVKNGTLNLAWSCSNWQISPVIVQLALAVGVLIFILRGLGPFVRLSKSICQNKHANSWKEGSAYHVAISYIQCFFVWFGAMLIFRALDLVVPPTEAGKIVKHFLHFASSLSTALTFHGSASSLYLRTQKYMEIDGARDVRRMFGQWGVNVVYYCMRAVGTRAFMELSGCRPCFMNDLSNLAFHTAVLDGIWRLCKAYGTPKRPKSISEEVDEACARLKLR, encoded by the exons ATGGCTCTGACTTGTTCGATGCAAATAGCCATGAAATTTCCAACTTACGGGTACCAACATCATGTCGAAGGATTACGG GGTTCCATTTCGTCCAATTCTGCTCGAATCCTTTCCTTTAATGATCAATCTCATTTGAAGGACCAGAATTTGAGATTGAGGGGTCAGTTATGCTTGTTGGGAGATAAATTATCGTCAGTTTCACTG TCATTTCAGAAACAGTATTCTCGGAGTACGGGGATTCCCAATAGATTTGTTACACGGCCTTCCTACCTCCAATGCCAATGCTCCCAAAATTCAGGCCTGTCTTTGGATGCCACTTTTGTGAAGAATGGAACTTTAAATTTAGCATG GTCATGTTCAAATTGGCAAATAAGTCCTGTCATTGTCCAATTGGCTTTAGCAGTTGGTGTCCTTATTTTCATATTAAGGGGACTTGGGCCATTTGTGCGTCTGAGCAAGAGCATATGCCAGAAT AAACACGCCAATAGTTGGAAAGAAGGTAGCGCATACCATGTTGCGATCTCATACATTCAGTGTTTTTTTGTATGGTTTGGAGCAATGCTCATATTCAG AGCTTTGGATTTAGTGGTTCCTCCCACAGAAGCTGGTAAAATTGTGAAGCATTTCCTACATTTTGCCAGCTCATTGTCCACAGCGCTGACATTTCACGGCTCCGCGTCAAG TTTATATTTGCGAACACAAAAATACATGGAGATAGATGGTGCCCGTGATGTTAGAAGA ATGTTCGGCCAGTGGGGTGTTAACGTTGTGTACTACTGCATGCGAGCTGTGGGTACAAGGGCGTTCATGGAGTTATCTGGTTGTCGACCGTGTTTCATGAACGATCTGTCTAACCTTGCCTTTCATACTGCTGTTTTGGATGGG ATTTGGAGACTATGCAAAGCTTATGGCACACCGAAGCGACCCAAG TCTATTTCTGAAGAGGTAGATGAAGCTTGCGCTAGACTCAAGTTGCGATAA
- the LOC140891435 gene encoding mechanosensitive ion channel protein 2, chloroplastic-like isoform X5 has translation MALTCSMQIAMKFPTYGYQHHVEGLRGSISSNSARILSFNDQSHLKDQNLRLRGQLCLLGDKLSSVSLSFQKQYSRSTGIPNRFVTRPSYLQCQCSQNSGLSLDATFVKNGTLNLAWFYRSCSNWQISPVIVQLALAVGVLIFILRGLGPFVRLSKSICQNKHANSWKEGSAYHVAISYIQCFFVWFGAMLIFRALDLVVPPTEAGKIVKHFLHFASSLSTALTFHGSASSLYLRTQKYMEIDGARDVRRMFGQWGVNVVYYCMRAVGTRAFMELSDLETMQSLWHTEATQVYF, from the exons ATGGCTCTGACTTGTTCGATGCAAATAGCCATGAAATTTCCAACTTACGGGTACCAACATCATGTCGAAGGATTACGG GGTTCCATTTCGTCCAATTCTGCTCGAATCCTTTCCTTTAATGATCAATCTCATTTGAAGGACCAGAATTTGAGATTGAGGGGTCAGTTATGCTTGTTGGGAGATAAATTATCGTCAGTTTCACTG TCATTTCAGAAACAGTATTCTCGGAGTACGGGGATTCCCAATAGATTTGTTACACGGCCTTCCTACCTCCAATGCCAATGCTCCCAAAATTCAGGCCTGTCTTTGGATGCCACTTTTGTGAAGAATGGAACTTTAAATTTAGCATG GTTTTACAGGTCATGTTCAAATTGGCAAATAAGTCCTGTCATTGTCCAATTGGCTTTAGCAGTTGGTGTCCTTATTTTCATATTAAGGGGACTTGGGCCATTTGTGCGTCTGAGCAAGAGCATATGCCAGAAT AAACACGCCAATAGTTGGAAAGAAGGTAGCGCATACCATGTTGCGATCTCATACATTCAGTGTTTTTTTGTATGGTTTGGAGCAATGCTCATATTCAG AGCTTTGGATTTAGTGGTTCCTCCCACAGAAGCTGGTAAAATTGTGAAGCATTTCCTACATTTTGCCAGCTCATTGTCCACAGCGCTGACATTTCACGGCTCCGCGTCAAG TTTATATTTGCGAACACAAAAATACATGGAGATAGATGGTGCCCGTGATGTTAGAAGA ATGTTCGGCCAGTGGGGTGTTAACGTTGTGTACTACTGCATGCGAGCTGTGGGTACAAGGGCGTTCATGGAGTTATCTG ATTTGGAGACTATGCAAAGCTTATGGCACACCGAAGCGACCCAAG TCTATTTCTGA
- the LOC140891435 gene encoding mechanosensitive ion channel protein 2, chloroplastic-like isoform X2 gives MALTCSMQIAMKFPTYGYQHHVEGLRGSISSNSARILSFNDQSHLKDQNLRLRGQLCLLGDKLSSVSLSFQKQYSRSTGIPNRFVTRPSYLQCQCSQNSGLSLDATFVKNGTLNLAWFYRSCSNWQISPVIVQLALAVGVLIFILRGLGPFVRLSKSICQNKHANSWKEGSAYHVAISYIQCFFVWFGAMLIFRALDLVVPPTEAGKIVKHFLHFASSLSTALTFHGSASSLYLRTQKYMEIDGARDVRRMFGQWGVNVVYYCMRAVGTRAFMELSGCRPCFMNDLSNLAFHTAVLDGVCIRFDFLLDVCDLETMQSLWHTEATQVYF, from the exons ATGGCTCTGACTTGTTCGATGCAAATAGCCATGAAATTTCCAACTTACGGGTACCAACATCATGTCGAAGGATTACGG GGTTCCATTTCGTCCAATTCTGCTCGAATCCTTTCCTTTAATGATCAATCTCATTTGAAGGACCAGAATTTGAGATTGAGGGGTCAGTTATGCTTGTTGGGAGATAAATTATCGTCAGTTTCACTG TCATTTCAGAAACAGTATTCTCGGAGTACGGGGATTCCCAATAGATTTGTTACACGGCCTTCCTACCTCCAATGCCAATGCTCCCAAAATTCAGGCCTGTCTTTGGATGCCACTTTTGTGAAGAATGGAACTTTAAATTTAGCATG GTTTTACAGGTCATGTTCAAATTGGCAAATAAGTCCTGTCATTGTCCAATTGGCTTTAGCAGTTGGTGTCCTTATTTTCATATTAAGGGGACTTGGGCCATTTGTGCGTCTGAGCAAGAGCATATGCCAGAAT AAACACGCCAATAGTTGGAAAGAAGGTAGCGCATACCATGTTGCGATCTCATACATTCAGTGTTTTTTTGTATGGTTTGGAGCAATGCTCATATTCAG AGCTTTGGATTTAGTGGTTCCTCCCACAGAAGCTGGTAAAATTGTGAAGCATTTCCTACATTTTGCCAGCTCATTGTCCACAGCGCTGACATTTCACGGCTCCGCGTCAAG TTTATATTTGCGAACACAAAAATACATGGAGATAGATGGTGCCCGTGATGTTAGAAGA ATGTTCGGCCAGTGGGGTGTTAACGTTGTGTACTACTGCATGCGAGCTGTGGGTACAAGGGCGTTCATGGAGTTATCTGGTTGTCGACCGTGTTTCATGAACGATCTGTCTAACCTTGCCTTTCATACTGCTGTTTTGGATGGGGTGTGTATTCGTTTTGATTTCTTGCTCGATGTTTGTG ATTTGGAGACTATGCAAAGCTTATGGCACACCGAAGCGACCCAAG TCTATTTCTGA
- the LOC140888707 gene encoding uncharacterized protein, whose product MHEPPKIPQSSFAQPWLENSSASKLAGRSFHHASVRSVEQFEGLNGEPDLFTIKIHYNGRFKDQEKRNEYIGGSFEYFDSVDLDKLGMIELWAFMEELGFEEKRSFRFWHKVGGTINEGRYLKNDSDVLNLRNHIPINYEVEIYVQHLDDGNHEAGDENDEFDNNEYDFDENDGLLDAFVCDDIEPKGKLIVHEGEKTEDVIYNMQEDSEEDVCADSDGLNSIHDSDEDEDGVKKYPLFDPKKDSEKPELKLGLVFSSKKEAKFAIESYCIREGRPVKFVKNDNIRLWAKCNDDNCHWKIHVAKMSNDNCWQVRNFDICHSNCIRDLKNKCVNSTWLGNTFAKKFSTNHKLGWDTWSLWKRFLSCCSQIFRGRLPTWLRERR is encoded by the exons ATGCACGAACCACCAAAAATTCCCCAATCCTCCTTCGCACAGCCTTGGTTGGAGAATTCCTCAGCTTCGAAGCTCGCCGGTCGCTCGTTTCACCATGCTTCCGTGAGAAGTGTTGAACAGTTTGAGG GATTAAATGGAGAACCAGATCTCTTTACAATTAAAATACATTACAATGGAAGATTCAAAGATCAAGAAAAACGCAATGAATACATCGGTgggagttttgaatattttgattcTGTCGATCTTGATAAGCTTGGAATGATTGAATTGTGGGCATTTATGGAGGAGCTTGGATTTGAAGAGAAAAGGTCTTTTAGATTTTGGCACAAAGTCGGAGGTACTATTAATGAAGGTAGATACTTGAAAAATGATTCGGATGTGTTGAATCTAAGAAACCATATTCCGATAAACTATGAGGTTGAAATATATGTTCAACACTTAGATGATGGAAATCATGAAGCTGGAGATGAAAATGATGAGTTTGATAACAATGAGTATGATTTTGATGAAAATGATGGGCTACTGGATGCATTTGTTTGCGATGATATAGAACCTAAAGGAAAATTGATTGTGCATGAAGGAGAAAAAACAGAAGATGTGATTTATAATATGCAGGAGGATAGTGAAGAAGATGTTTGTGCAGACAGTGACGGTCTTAATAGTATTCATGATTCTGATGAGGATGAGGATGGTGTAAAAAAGTATCCGTTGTTTGATCCAAAGAAGGATTCTGAAAAACCAGAGTTGAAGCTGGGCTTAGTTTTCAGCTCGAAGAAAGAAGCAAAGTTCGCCATTGAAAGTTACTGCATTCGAGAAGGAAGACCTGTCAAGTTTGTGAAAAATGATAATATCCGGCTTTGGGCTAAGTGCAATGATGATAATTGTCATTGGAAGATCCATGTTGCGAAGATGTCTAATGATAATTGTTGGCAGGTAAGAAATTTTGACATATGTCACAGTAATTGTATTCGGGATTTGAAAAACAAGTGTGTGAACTCAACTTGGTTGGGAAATACTTTTGCCAAAAAATTCAGCACAAATCATAAATTGGGATGGGACACTTGGAGTTTATGGAAGAGATTTCTGTCATGTTGCAGTCAGATTTTTCGAGGAAGACTGCCTACATGGCTAAGAGAAAGGCGCTGA
- the LOC140891435 gene encoding mechanosensitive ion channel protein 2, chloroplastic-like isoform X1: protein MALTCSMQIAMKFPTYGYQHHVEGLRGSISSNSARILSFNDQSHLKDQNLRLRGQLCLLGDKLSSVSLSFQKQYSRSTGIPNRFVTRPSYLQCQCSQNSGLSLDATFVKNGTLNLAWFYRSCSNWQISPVIVQLALAVGVLIFILRGLGPFVRLSKSICQNKHANSWKEGSAYHVAISYIQCFFVWFGAMLIFRALDLVVPPTEAGKIVKHFLHFASSLSTALTFHGSASSLYLRTQKYMEIDGARDVRRMFGQWGVNVVYYCMRAVGTRAFMELSGCRPCFMNDLSNLAFHTAVLDGIWRLCKAYGTPKRPKSISEEVDEACARLKLR from the exons ATGGCTCTGACTTGTTCGATGCAAATAGCCATGAAATTTCCAACTTACGGGTACCAACATCATGTCGAAGGATTACGG GGTTCCATTTCGTCCAATTCTGCTCGAATCCTTTCCTTTAATGATCAATCTCATTTGAAGGACCAGAATTTGAGATTGAGGGGTCAGTTATGCTTGTTGGGAGATAAATTATCGTCAGTTTCACTG TCATTTCAGAAACAGTATTCTCGGAGTACGGGGATTCCCAATAGATTTGTTACACGGCCTTCCTACCTCCAATGCCAATGCTCCCAAAATTCAGGCCTGTCTTTGGATGCCACTTTTGTGAAGAATGGAACTTTAAATTTAGCATG GTTTTACAGGTCATGTTCAAATTGGCAAATAAGTCCTGTCATTGTCCAATTGGCTTTAGCAGTTGGTGTCCTTATTTTCATATTAAGGGGACTTGGGCCATTTGTGCGTCTGAGCAAGAGCATATGCCAGAAT AAACACGCCAATAGTTGGAAAGAAGGTAGCGCATACCATGTTGCGATCTCATACATTCAGTGTTTTTTTGTATGGTTTGGAGCAATGCTCATATTCAG AGCTTTGGATTTAGTGGTTCCTCCCACAGAAGCTGGTAAAATTGTGAAGCATTTCCTACATTTTGCCAGCTCATTGTCCACAGCGCTGACATTTCACGGCTCCGCGTCAAG TTTATATTTGCGAACACAAAAATACATGGAGATAGATGGTGCCCGTGATGTTAGAAGA ATGTTCGGCCAGTGGGGTGTTAACGTTGTGTACTACTGCATGCGAGCTGTGGGTACAAGGGCGTTCATGGAGTTATCTGGTTGTCGACCGTGTTTCATGAACGATCTGTCTAACCTTGCCTTTCATACTGCTGTTTTGGATGGG ATTTGGAGACTATGCAAAGCTTATGGCACACCGAAGCGACCCAAG TCTATTTCTGAAGAGGTAGATGAAGCTTGCGCTAGACTCAAGTTGCGATAA